In a single window of the Pontibacter russatus genome:
- a CDS encoding phosphatase PAP2 family protein codes for MKRILTVFAILTVLTGNAFGQENDSPYETSLKVDAPIIAAGMGLSYYGLTLMQDKEGLTEEEAMTQSKDEVNRFDRFSAGWHSESAKKTSDFPFYGSFAVAPALMLLNDNIRGKAGQVFVLYLETMSITGALFTMANGIVPRDRPLTYSPEVELSEKTRANAQNSFYAGHTAASAAASFFAAKIFHDFNPDSPARPYVWAAAAAVPATVGYLRLRAGKHFLSDNILGYAMGAAAGILVPQLHKKTNTTNISLVPFSGRYYSGAQFTYTF; via the coding sequence ATGAAACGCATTCTTACTGTATTTGCCATCCTTACTGTGCTCACGGGCAACGCCTTCGGCCAGGAAAACGACTCCCCCTATGAAACCAGCCTGAAAGTGGACGCGCCCATTATTGCCGCCGGCATGGGCCTCAGCTACTACGGCCTGACTCTGATGCAGGACAAGGAGGGCCTGACGGAAGAAGAGGCCATGACACAGAGCAAAGACGAGGTGAACCGCTTCGACCGCTTCTCGGCGGGCTGGCACTCCGAGTCGGCCAAGAAGACCAGCGACTTCCCCTTCTACGGCTCGTTTGCCGTGGCCCCGGCCCTCATGCTGCTCAACGACAACATACGGGGCAAAGCCGGGCAGGTGTTTGTGCTGTATCTGGAAACTATGTCTATTACGGGCGCTCTTTTTACCATGGCCAATGGCATTGTGCCCCGCGACCGGCCTTTGACCTATAGCCCGGAAGTAGAGCTTTCCGAGAAGACGAGGGCGAATGCGCAGAACTCGTTTTATGCCGGGCACACAGCGGCCTCTGCCGCTGCCTCTTTCTTCGCCGCCAAAATTTTTCATGACTTCAACCCCGACTCTCCCGCCAGGCCTTATGTGTGGGCCGCTGCCGCTGCCGTGCCCGCCACGGTGGGCTACCTGCGGCTGCGGGCAGGCAAGCACTTCCTGAGCGACAATATCCTGGGCTATGCCATGGGCGCGGCCGCGGGCATTCTGGTGCCGCAACTCCACAAGAAGACGAATACCACCAACATCAGCCTCGTGCCATTTTCCGGGCGCTACTACAGCGGCGCGCAATTTACTTATACCTTTTAG
- the metK gene encoding methionine adenosyltransferase, whose product MPYLFTSESVSEGHPDKVADQISDALLDEFLKQDPQSKVACETLVTTGLVVLSGEVKTEAYVDVQKVAREVIKRIGYTKSEYKFDADACGVISAIHEQSADINQGVERTNPEDQGAGDQGMMFGYATNETDNYMPLALSISHLLLQELSAIRKEGKEMTYLRPDAKSQVTIRYSDSHVPEKIDTIVISTQHDEFVTAKDDSAEAKNEAEKQMVQQIKEDVDAILIPRVLQLLPERIQKLFNSDITYHINPTGKFVIGGPHGDTGLTGRKIIVDTYGGKGAHGGGAFSGKDSSKVDRSAAYAARHIAKNLVAAGVADQALVQVAYAIGVAKPVGLYVTTYGSTNVKDSKGDTMSDGEISERVSKLFDMRPYAIVQRFGLQNPIFAETAAYGHMGRTPYLKRVEVGRNGHTEVKEFETFTWEKLDYVDKIKAEFGL is encoded by the coding sequence ATGCCTTATTTATTTACGTCGGAGTCTGTGTCAGAGGGGCATCCCGATAAAGTGGCGGATCAGATATCGGATGCGCTGTTAGACGAGTTTCTGAAGCAGGACCCACAGTCCAAGGTAGCCTGCGAAACGCTGGTGACGACAGGCCTGGTGGTGCTGAGCGGCGAGGTGAAAACAGAAGCCTACGTAGACGTGCAGAAGGTGGCCCGCGAGGTGATCAAGCGCATCGGCTATACAAAGTCTGAATACAAGTTCGACGCCGATGCCTGCGGCGTGATCTCGGCCATCCACGAGCAGTCGGCGGACATCAACCAGGGCGTGGAGCGCACTAACCCCGAGGACCAGGGCGCGGGCGACCAGGGCATGATGTTCGGCTACGCCACCAACGAAACCGACAACTACATGCCGCTGGCGCTCAGTATCTCGCACCTGCTGCTGCAGGAGCTGTCTGCTATCCGCAAGGAGGGCAAGGAAATGACCTACCTGCGCCCGGACGCCAAGTCGCAGGTAACCATCCGTTACAGCGACAGCCACGTGCCCGAGAAGATCGACACCATCGTGATCTCCACCCAGCACGACGAGTTTGTGACAGCCAAAGACGACAGCGCGGAGGCAAAAAACGAAGCAGAGAAGCAGATGGTGCAGCAGATTAAAGAAGACGTGGACGCCATTCTCATTCCGCGCGTGCTGCAACTGCTGCCGGAGCGCATCCAGAAACTGTTCAACAGCGACATCACCTACCACATCAACCCAACAGGCAAGTTCGTGATCGGGGGGCCGCACGGCGACACGGGCCTGACAGGCCGCAAGATCATCGTGGACACCTACGGCGGAAAGGGCGCGCACGGGGGCGGGGCCTTCTCCGGCAAAGACTCTTCCAAGGTAGACCGCTCGGCTGCCTACGCAGCCCGCCATATCGCCAAAAACCTGGTGGCCGCCGGTGTGGCAGACCAGGCGCTGGTGCAGGTGGCCTACGCCATTGGCGTGGCAAAGCCGGTTGGTTTATATGTCACCACCTACGGCTCTACCAACGTGAAAGACAGCAAAGGCGACACCATGAGCGACGGCGAGATCTCCGAGAGAGTGAGCAAGCTGTTCGACATGCGCCCCTATGCCATTGTGCAGCGCTTCGGCTTGCAAAACCCGATTTTCGCGGAGACGGCGGCTTACGGCCATATGGGCAGAACGCCTTATTTGAAGCGGGTGGAGGTAGGCAGAAACGGCCATACCGAAGTAAAGGAGTTCGAGACCTTCACCTGGGAGAAACTGGACTACGTAGACAAGATAAAGGCTGAGTTCGGCCTGTAG
- the hpf gene encoding ribosome hibernation-promoting factor, HPF/YfiA family — protein sequence MKLQMYSVNLEADEQLNSFIQQKVNKLETFYDRIVNGEVFLKNNNKDGIDNKTVEIRLFVPGSTLFSQEDAPSFEAAADAAVDAMRRQLKKHKQKLAAH from the coding sequence ATGAAGCTACAAATGTATTCCGTGAACTTAGAGGCTGATGAGCAGCTGAATTCCTTTATTCAGCAGAAGGTGAATAAACTGGAGACGTTCTACGACAGAATAGTGAATGGCGAGGTGTTCCTCAAGAACAACAACAAAGACGGAATAGATAACAAGACAGTCGAGATCCGGTTGTTTGTGCCGGGCTCCACGCTCTTCTCGCAGGAGGATGCCCCTTCGTTCGAGGCTGCCGCCGACGCCGCCGTGGATGCAATGCGCCGCCAGCTGAAGAAGCACAAGCAGAAACTGGCGGCCCACTGA
- a CDS encoding tyrosine-type recombinase/integrase: MDLFFKYLQYEKRYSPHTLTSYHTDLGQFAQYLQHTYGITDAAEANHAIIRSWILTLVQQNIQPRSINRKIACLRSYYRFLLAQQRIGANPMLRIKAPKASKKLPGFVLEEPFNTLLDSFTFEENFEGQRERLILEFLYGTGIRLAELLGVQHADIDHRAKTVRVLGKGNKERIVPLNDSLLGSISAYTEQKKRYFGDNNSANLLVTNKARPLYPKFVYRVVKKYISLITSSEHNSPHVLRHSFATHLLNKGADLNAIKDLLGHASLAATQVYTHNSIEKLKSIFEKAHPKA; this comes from the coding sequence ATGGATTTATTTTTTAAGTACCTCCAGTACGAGAAGCGGTATAGCCCGCACACGCTTACCTCCTACCACACCGATCTCGGCCAGTTTGCCCAGTACCTGCAGCACACCTACGGCATCACCGACGCCGCCGAGGCCAATCACGCCATTATCCGGTCCTGGATTCTGACACTGGTGCAGCAAAACATACAGCCGCGCTCCATCAACCGGAAAATCGCCTGCCTGCGCTCGTACTACCGGTTCCTGCTGGCGCAGCAGCGCATCGGGGCGAACCCGATGCTGCGAATCAAAGCGCCCAAAGCCTCCAAAAAGCTGCCAGGCTTTGTGCTGGAGGAGCCCTTTAACACCCTGCTCGACAGCTTCACGTTCGAGGAAAATTTTGAGGGGCAGCGCGAGCGCCTGATCCTGGAGTTCCTGTACGGCACCGGCATCCGGCTGGCGGAGCTCCTGGGCGTGCAACACGCTGACATTGACCACCGTGCCAAAACGGTGCGCGTGCTGGGCAAGGGCAACAAGGAGCGCATCGTCCCCCTCAACGACTCGCTGCTGGGCAGCATCAGCGCCTACACGGAGCAGAAGAAGCGCTATTTTGGCGATAACAATTCGGCAAACTTGCTCGTTACTAATAAGGCACGTCCCCTGTATCCTAAATTCGTTTACCGCGTCGTTAAAAAGTACATCAGCTTGATTACGTCCTCCGAACATAACAGCCCGCACGTGCTGCGCCACTCGTTTGCCACGCACCTGCTGAACAAAGGCGCCGACCTGAACGCAATCAAGGATTTGCTGGGCCACGCGAGCCTTGCGGCCACGCAGGTATATACCCATAACTCCATTGAGAAGCTGAAATCAATTTTCGAGAAAGCCCACCCAAAAGCGTAA
- the rpsU gene encoding 30S ribosomal protein S21 — protein MIIINVKDNESVDRALKRFKKKFERTGVLKELRSRAYFEKPSVSKRKQKERAVYKQQMFANENY, from the coding sequence ATGATTATTATCAACGTAAAAGATAACGAGTCAGTAGACCGGGCCTTGAAGAGATTCAAAAAGAAGTTTGAGAGAACAGGCGTTTTGAAAGAGCTGCGTTCAAGAGCTTATTTCGAGAAGCCGTCTGTTTCTAAAAGAAAGCAAAAAGAGAGAGCGGTATATAAGCAACAGATGTTTGCTAACGAAAACTACTAG